The segment ttggtttgattttttttttttttgtgacattCCTCCTTTCCTGAGCCCTGGAAACCCAACTTCTTGAAGTaaaggctgctccagctctctgggcTGCTTGCCTTTGGGCACTGACAAGGTTTATTCTCAGTTTTTGTGGAACATACTGACTCAAACCAGTTTGATGATGGTATCTGGCATCCTCTGTCTTGGAGTGAAGAGAACCTACTgcttttgaagtattttttggtttattCAGCTGCATCACTGGGTACCTCTCCTTCTACTTGTAGAAGTGAAGCACAATTCatagaaagcttttttttttttttcttttcttcttttttaaatcagaaatgcCAATGGGGACTCTGTTTCTGGGGACACACAACCCCATCTACCTCAGCCATGGACTCAAGCACTGCCCAAAGGAATGTTCTGTTTGCAGTAgttgttttcttcctcccttcttctAGGACCCATTTTATGGAAATGTTTAATTGTGCAGCATTACTTCCCCTCGAGGAAGGGcatttcctctttccccagCCTTGTCCAACAATGAatggcagagagcagaggaattCACTCACTCAACCCCTAAAAAGCTGCTGTCTTTCTGTATCAGTCAAATATTCTCCTTTTACAGATGTGCTGCAGGTTTGCTGTTGATTTTGCTGTGCAATTACCAATAAATTGCATTATTTCATTCTGGGCTGTGGGTCTCTTTATTTGGCTAAATAGAGCTGAACTCATAAAACTGCCATCCTGAGGTGTAAAAATTGTCGTGTGATGATGGGTAAAGGTTTTTAGGGAGCAGATTTAACCCAAAAGGGGACAGGTACCAGGTCCcccctcagcagctctgggctggctgcaggtTTCAGGTGTGGTGATGCTCCCACTGAGAAGTAGGTCAGCTGTAGATCTGTGCCTccagataaagaaataaaattttctcctGTCTACTATAAagcaatatttaaaatgtctgtGCTCCCTGGTGACACAACACCTCTGTCAGCCAAAACATTCCTGGGAAAGGTTTTTGGGGGGACTGTGCAGCCTGCAGGAAGTGGCTTTGCTGTTCCCCTCTCAGCACTCACACCCACATGACTTCTCTGTGAAAACCAAAGGCTCTTTTTTGCTGCAAAATGTTGGATTTCAGCTCTGCCTCCTTGGCCATGAGTGTGCTGGATCCTGGGCAAAGCTCCCTGGTGCAAAGCTGAGCTGCTACCTTGGAGCTGTGAATGGTGCTgagctttctcttcctctgccgCCCACATGGAAATTTCTCGGTGCACCATGCAGAACAGGGTGCTACTGGAATGGAgaacaggagctgctctggtgtTTCAAGGAAAGAGGAAGGGTGAAAATGGCCTTTCGAAGTGGCCAGGAGGGGAAGCAGTGATGAAAATCAGTGGCTGGTGTGTGTTTCCGAAGGAAGCAGCTGCCCatgctgtgccaggcaggcCCAGGGGCCCTTCAGCCCCTTGAGGagtctggcagcagcaggaggaaggcaCAGCCCCATCACTCAGTGTTGCTGCTGCCTCACTGGGACAAGATCCAGCGTGCAGCAGCGGCAGCTCTCCAACCAGCTCTGAGCCCcgaaaaacaaagcaggaggGAGCACAGGGTGTGGGCCAGCAACCTCTGTGTCCTGGACTGGTCATCGTGACTGGTCAGGCCAGTCTGCCCTGCTGGGCCTGAGGCACAGCCGTGCCTGTGAGCTGCCTCCTGAAGCTGCCCCTTCGCCCCTCTCAGGCAGGTGCACCTGCAGTTGGTTTCTCCTCTGGTGCACATCCTAATTTGCTGTTCCGCTTTCTCTTGCGTGTGAAAGTGACCACCAGACTCAACCTTAAAGAAGGAACTGCCACGAAAGGTCTTGCATATGCGACCTCGGGATGATTCAGAGTAGCTGAATCAGTCGCTGAAGAAGCCTTCATGCTAGACAAGCTGGCTTCCTCAGGCCACACTAGGTGAGTATTTTTTGCTGTAATATTTATTCCTGGatgctttttcatttgtttttcccaGGAAGAGAACCAGGGGAGCAGAAGTGCTGGCGACTCAGATGCCACGTGCAAAAGCAGGGAGATGTGAAGGCCACGCGGTGTCCGTGCCCTTTCTCCCCCGATCTCTTTGGGAGAGGCGATTTGGATGTGTCAGCActggcacacacagcacagctggtgaGTGGGTGCTGGCTCCAGCTGGTGCCTCCCAGCACCCTCCCACTGCTGTGTGGCACAGGGGGAGACCCTGCAAAATGTGTCCCCAGACGGGACCAGAAATCCTTCTCGAAAACAGGGCAATAAATCCAGCAAGGACTTAGTGGCACATAAAGCccagagccccagcagctcagctgcagggaCTTTTTGGAGGTTCTGGGCATACAAACCTCAGCTTTCTGCAGCTGAGGACTGTTTGTGGAGCTGGCTGCTATTTTGGCTGCTGCACAGGGGTGGTCCTGGGAGGGTGGAGCTCTGCAGGTTTTGGCAGTGTCTCTGGGAAAGCAGGATGCTGTGTCTGctgccctgagctgtgctggccgTGCTGagggccctggggctgggcagcagtTGTGTTTGTAGGTCGGGTGTGCAAAGTGTGTCAcggcagagctgcacagagcacagccaACCATGCAAAAACCCAACCCCAGAGGGCTCCTGTGTTTTCAGAGGCAGGTGGGAGAGGATTCCAGAAGGTTTGCTGCCACTTCTCAGGATATTTTGTTTGTGGAAAGGGCAGGGTGATGAAGGTACAAAGCTGTAGTGACTTTCTCAGCCTAGAACTGATCCAAGGGTCCCGAGCAGCTGATTCTGGGCCTGGAATCCCTGACTGTGGCTGACCTTTAGATCCTCTTGCTTGCATGATGGAACAAAGAGAGAGAAGCCACCAAGATGCCAGAGATGATTCAGCTCTTGtctttctatttctatttcatttctGCAGTATTGGAAAATACGTGCTGGTAATGGCAGCCTCAATTCCAGCTTCATGTggggcaggagagctgctctcAGTAATTTTTACCCTTAAATAAGTTTGGAATGGCCACAGCTGGGGTtcatggagcagggacagggcagcagGGTGCTGCCTCTTGCCTTCCTTTGGACACTGGCTGGCACATTCCCGGTGGTGACAGCCAGtccttccctgggctgcaggagagtTCTGTGATGTGCAGGAAGGAGATGTCAGCTTTATTCTGAGAGATGTGGAGCAGGTCAAGCTGAATCCAGGGACCAAGTGTGGCACTGCTCCAGCAGAACCTCTCACCGTGTGCAGCACCCAGGGGCAAGGATTTAGGTCTGGAGTAGGGGGTCTGTGTTTTAGAACCAAGCTTCTCTGATTCTGTCATATTAAAAACCTCCGATTGCTTTCGGAGCAGAGTCAGCACCTGCGAACATCTCAGCTCAGATGTCAGAGGCTCGACCCCCAAACCACCGGAAAGATTCGTGACTTAGGAGAAAACACGAAGGGGTTTAGGCTGAGCCCTCTCCCCCACGCTCGCTCTTCCTCTCCCGGCTCAGCGCGGTCTCACAAAccagagccctgctccctgccccctGTGCTGCGCTGACTTTCAGCCTCCCAGCCTCAGAGGCTGCACATCACAGTCTTCCTCTGACCTTGAGCCTGTTGCCAGTCCTTGGTGTCCTGCCCCAGGGGACACTGGAGCATGTGTCACCTCTGCTCTTCTTTTCAGAGTGAGAAGATGTTGCTGAGCCTGACCCTGCTGCTGACATGGCTGGGTGAGCACTAAGTTTTatctccctctgctttcccccCTGCCTTTGCTGTGAGACCCATCAGTGCCTCTCCTCCTGTGGTGAGAACCCCTTggggctgctcctctcctgggTGCCCGTCCCTCCTCTGGCCCTGCGTGTGCTCATCTCCCCTTCCCACAGACCTCCCCTATATAGGCTGCAAACTGCACTGgcatccctggatgtgtccTGTGTTTAGGCTCCAAGGCTTTGAAAGAAGCAGAACTGCTTCGCCAAGTCTAAATACAGGGAGAGGTTTCCAAGGTATTGATTTTGGCTCTGCTCAAGGCAAGGAGCTCCCTTGGTCCTCTCCGCTGGCAAATATTTGTCAttttcagctcctcagctgGTCAAGACCAACAGAACTTGTTTGGGAAGCTGCAGCACTTTGCATTCATTATTTACAGGGCTTCAGACAAACACTTGGTGCTTGGCCAGGGCCCAGCCCTCGGTGGTTGTGGACAGGCTGAGCAGAGTAGCCCAGCCATGAGGACGAGCCTACCTgtctgagcagctcctgctgaatCAGCTCAGCCAGCTCTCAGCAAACAACAGccagagcctcagcctcccCTTGCAGCTCACTGCAGGCTCTGAGGCAGGTGGGGTTCCTGCTGACAAGCCCCAGTGACATTTTCTGCCCCACTCATTTCAGACAATTGTTTAGTTCGGAGAAGACCTTTAATCCCCTTCCTGCCACACACTCTGCAGCCAgcgagcagcagctgcttcatgCCGGTTGTCAGCTCTCTGCTCTTTGATGTTCccctggtttgctttttttcccactgtccAGCTTCTCTAGAAACCCCAAGCTGTGTTTACGTGGCCAGACAAGTACAAGCCCAGGTCTGGAGCCTGTGAGCAAAGGGGAAGGAAGCCAAATGGGCAGTGAGGGAGGAACTGAAGCGTTTCATGTGAAGCGCTTGAATTGCCCCTGGCCCGGTACAGATGAGAGCAGCACAGGTTCTCCCAGCCAGTGACtcacaggcacagccctgcaggagctgcagactTTGGCTCCGAGGCGTGCAGGGCAAGGGTTGTGCATCCCAGCCTCCTTTCGGCTGGATCACACGGCAGCAGCCCTTGGTGTGGCGGCGGGAGGATGTGCTGCCCCACATCCCAGGCACGCCACGAGCAGGGGTCAGGCACAGGTTTGGCCTCTGGACTGGTCAGGGCCGGGAGCCCCAGGCTTCCCTGGAGAGGAGACAGTGATGGGGACAGGCAGGCTGCACCTGGCCGTCCTCCCTGGGCTCATCCTGCTGTCCTTGTACCCGGCAGAGCGATGCAGCGGGGCTGCTGGGGTGTTCATGGAGCCTCAGCTCCAAGCTAGGGCTGGGGACTCTGTGCTGCTGCGGTGCCTCTTCCTAGACCCCGACAGCAAGGGATGGACCCTGCACAAAGTGGACTGGCTGCAcaaggcaggagctggcacTCAGGTGGGTCAGGACAGGGGTGGCgaggaggggacacgggggccGGTGGCAGGGGAGCaaggcagctgtggggaggctgtggggaaGCCCATCCGCCTGTCCCCAGGCCACAAGGAGAGGAAGTTTCCATGAGGGGAAGAAGGGTCCCCGAGTGGTGGCAGGACCCGTCCGCATGGCCCCGCAGCACCGGGGAAGCACcgctctggctgctgcatcCTGGAGCCTTCCCAGAGAGCGCCGGGCTCTGTGCGAGGAGAACAATCCACGGGATAGGGAGAGAGCGTGAATCTGAGGGCTCTTGAGGGCGGACAGGGCACCTGACATCCTTCACCTGTGCCCTGGCAGGAGGAGATGGTGTTTTATTACTACAGCAACTACGGCGTCCCCGTGGGCCGCTTCAAGAACCGGGTGCAGTGGCAGGGGAACATGTCCCGCTGGGACGGCTCCATCCGGCTGCAGGACGCGCGTGTCAACGACAGCGGCATCTACGAGTGCGAGCTCCGGCTGCTCCAGAACAGCAGCGTCTTCCGCAGCCGGACGGTGCTGCACGTCAGCCCCGCGGTACTCAGAGGTGCGTGCCgcgccccggggctgctccctccGCCCGCAGGCTCCCGGACCTGCCCGCGGTGCCATCCCCTGCCCTGGTGTCTCcccggcaggaggaggagcagcagacgCCGAGGATGCGGCGCCCCCGAGAGACTCTGGGTTCTGGCCGGCCGTGGTGGGCTGTGGCTGCGTGGCCGTGGTGGTGGCGTTCCTGGCCGGGCTCTGCGTGAGGAAGAGGTACCGGCGCTGGCTCTGGGTTTAGGGGGGTGAGAAAgcacctccctgcagccccccctGCGCTGCTCTCGCTGCTTTGCCCTGACCTTCTCGGGTGCGAGGGTTCAGCTCCGCAGGTGTGGGGTGCAGCCTCCTGCTGCCATCTAGTGTCACCCTGCCCTGGCCGGTGTCCCCTCGGCTCCCAGAcctcctgggctgtgcccaggcagcAGAGACAAAGGGATGGGCAAAGGGATGCCAGTGTCccgggagagggagggagggagggacaggagcagcgGCTGTTGCTTCTCGCCGGAGgtgacactgctgctgccttccctcgAGGTTTGCAACCAACACGGCCCTGGAGAGGatggggaagagcagcagcaacaacaaagcAGAGGTGAGAGCTGAGGCTGGAGGGATCACTAGGGTTGGGTGTGtgggcccagggctggggaggctgAAGGAGGGGATCCCACACTGCCCAGGCACGAGGGGCCATTTGCTGGCCAGCTCCAACCATGTTGCTTGCCCTGTAACTGGGGTCAGGCAGCCCCTCCATGTTTGGGGCTGCTCGGTTCCAAACACCCCGATCTGCCCTTTGCAGGAAGCAATTTACTCCTCAATCCCTGGAGCTGAGGTACCCAAGGCTGAGCaggaagcaaagaagaaaaggagagctGAGGACACGTACATAACCAtggtgaggagctgcagcaggcatGGTGGGACCCCCACATCGCTGTCCCTGTTACCAGGGTCACGGCATCCAGGGCCTCACTCCCCATGCCAGACCCC is part of the Corvus hawaiiensis isolate bCorHaw1 chromosome 25, bCorHaw1.pri.cur, whole genome shotgun sequence genome and harbors:
- the LOC125338309 gene encoding junctional adhesion molecule-like isoform X1, which produces MLFHLFFPGREPGEQKCWRLRCHVQKQGDVKATRCPCPFSPDLFGRGDLDVSALAHTAQLSEKMLLSLTLLLTWLERCSGAAGVFMEPQLQARAGDSVLLRCLFLDPDSKGWTLHKVDWLHKAGAGTQEEMVFYYYSNYGVPVGRFKNRVQWQGNMSRWDGSIRLQDARVNDSGIYECELRLLQNSSVFRSRTVLHVSPAVLRGGGAADAEDAAPPRDSGFWPAVVGCGCVAVVVAFLAGLCVRKRFATNTALERMGKSSSNNKAEEAIYSSIPGAEVPKAEQEAKKKRRAEDTYITMHPSHCRDNGVYVQLAKRAIPSEWMAEGTQGDGQSKEPHSRPQEALPWAPEREK
- the LOC125338309 gene encoding junctional adhesion molecule-like isoform X2, whose protein sequence is MLLSLTLLLTWLERCSGAAGVFMEPQLQARAGDSVLLRCLFLDPDSKGWTLHKVDWLHKAGAGTQEEMVFYYYSNYGVPVGRFKNRVQWQGNMSRWDGSIRLQDARVNDSGIYECELRLLQNSSVFRSRTVLHVSPAVLRGGGAADAEDAAPPRDSGFWPAVVGCGCVAVVVAFLAGLCVRKRFATNTALERMGKSSSNNKAEEAIYSSIPGAEVPKAEQEAKKKRRAEDTYITMHPSHCRDNGVYVQLAKRAIPSEWMAEGTQGDGQSKEPHSRPQEALPWAPEREK